A stretch of DNA from Halorubrum sp. BOL3-1:
TGCCCTCCAACTGCTCGGCGCCGCCGGCGCGACCGCCGCGACCGCCGGGTGCCTGAACCCCGGTGGCCTCGACTCGTACGCCCTCCTCGGAGACGAACTGGACCTCTCGTCGATCGGCCGGCCGTACCTGTGGCCCGACCCGACGGAGATCGACGCCGTGACCCGCGTCGACTTCGCGACCGAGACGAAGGAGGCGTCCCTCTCGGAGCTGTTCGAGACCGGGAGCGTGACCGTCAGACAGTGGCCGCTCGTCGGACGGGACTCGTGGGGGACCGAGACGCGGCCGCGGCCGACGTTTCTCCGCCGAGACGGGAGCTTCTACGAGGTCCGGACGGCCGAGGAGCGGTCTCTCGAACGGGAGCGGTGGCACTTCGCGCTCGAACGGGTCGACGAGACGCCGCCCGACGACGCGACGGTCGCGCAACCGCCGTTCGGCCTCTCGGCACAGGACGAGCGCGTACTCGACGCGGCGCTCGACGGCGTGTACGCGGGCCACGACGGCTTCCTCGGGGATCCCGAGTTCGACGAGCTACAGACCGTCGAGTACCACCACGAACTCGACGCGGCGGCGAGCGACCTCGTCCCGTCGCCCCCGTTCGAGTTCGTCGAGTACGAGAACGAGTACTTCCGGCCGGTCGCGGAGCTCCGGACGGTCGACGTTCCGGAGTGGACGTACGCTCTCAGCGAGATCGCAGAGAGTCGGAGCCGGTTCGCGGAGTACGCGCGCGAGGCGATCGTCGAACGCGACCTCGACGCTGCCGGGCCCTCGGACGCCGCTCGGGGGTGTTAGACGACGCGATCGCCGAGGAGCCGCGCCGGTACGAGGAGGGGGACCCGCCCTCGGAGGGGCTCGTTGAGGCCCTCGACGCGCTCGGTATCGCCGGTGACCTCCGACCGATAGGCGAGTACGACGACCGGGTCGACTTCCGGAACGTCGTCGTCGGCTATCGAGACGCGGTCCACCGGTTCGATCTGGTCGTGACGCCGTAGCCGACGAGAGCGGCGTTCAGGTTTCGAGCCGGTACCGGTACGGCCGTCCCGCGACGACCTCGATGTCGCCGTGCTCCGCCCGGCGCCCCAACACCGTGGCGACGCGGTGCGGGCTGTCGATCTCCTCGCAGTCGTCGCACTCCTCGACGAGAGCGAGGATCTCCCGCGCCGTCAGCGGCTCGTCGGCCTCGGAGAGCACGCCGCGGATCCGGTCGTACCGGTCGTATTCGCCGGCACTCATGTGTGTTATTTACGCTCTCCGAACGTATAGGGTTCAGTGAGACAGGAGTCGGACGAGTGTCAGACAGGAGGGCCGTAACTGCCGTCTTCAGCGTTTTGCGGCGACGATCCGGGAACGATGCGGAGGCGATCGGCGGGTCGATCAGGCGTACGGGTCCTCGGCTTCGAGGTCGCGCTCCGCCCGGTACTGCTCGACGAACTCGCTCACCTCGAACTCGACCATCTCCCGTTCGAACGCCGACAGCGCCTCGTCGTCATCGGCGTGGCTCACGGCGTGTTCCATCAGCTCGACGACGAGTTCGACGACGACCTCATGGAGCCGACGGGAGTCGAACTCGGTCACCCACGCCATCGCGTAGCCGACGTCGGCGTTCTCGCTGGCGTCGTGCGCGACGACCGCCTCCGGGAACTCCTCCAAGACGACGCCGAGCAGGTGCGGCGTGTCGAACTCCGGCATCTCCTCGCTCGTCGTTTCGATGGCCTCGCGGAGCACCTCGACGAGGAAGTCCGGGATGAACCGCTCCGGCGGATGGACGTCCATCACGACCGCGTGGGTCTCGCCGCAGTCGCACTCGAACTCGCGCATCCCGAGGTCCAGTTCGTCGACGCCGATCACCTCCCCGCAGGGCAGCTCCAGCGCGTTCTCGTCGCCGCCGGGGACGCGGGGCTGAGACATGGTCGCACTTGGCCGCTCGCGGGGTTAAAAGACGCGGAACGCGTCGCTGTGTCGCCGCGAGAACGGGGGCCGTCGAGAGTCGTCCCGCTACTCGAAGCTCTCGTCGTCGCCCTCGGTGTCGCCGTCCGGCGACCCGTACGTCTCGACCTCGGCTTCGACTTCGATCTCGATCCCGTTCGCTTCGTAGGCGGCCTCGATCAGCTCGGCGTCGTCGCGTTCGATCTCCAGTTCGTCGCTGTCGACCTCGACTTCGACCTCTACGTCGACGGTAACGTCTCGGGACATATCGCCTCCGTCTACGCGCGGGACGATGAAAAGTATCCCTGCGAACCGGCGACTGCCGGGGCCGGGCGCCGAAACCGGTTGCGAGCCAGCTTACTTACAGTCAATCCGGCTTCAAGCTCAAGAACACGGGCGGTCGGACTCGACTGTGGCTCTCGAAACTCGGAGAAATCCCGCTCACCTTCCACCGAGACCTCCCCGACGACGCCGAAATCAAGACTGTCACGGTCAAACGCGAACCCACCGGCAAGTGGTACGCCATCCTCGGCGTGGAGACGCCGGACGGCCCTCCCGAGAAGCCGAGCGAGTTGAGCGAGACGGTCGGCATCGATGTGGGCATTCTCAAGTACGCCCACGACACCGACGGAACCGCCGTCGAATCCCTCGACCTGTCCGACGAACGCGAGCGGTTGGAACGCGCCCAACGCGACCTCTCGCGGAAAGAACACGGGTCCGCGAATTGGGAGGAACAGCGCCGAGCGGTGGCCGAACACCACGCTGAGTTGAAGAACAAGCGACGGGACTTCCTCCACAAACTCTCGAACTACTACGCCACCGAGCACGACCTCGTGGCAGTCGAAGACTTGGACGCGAAGGGGTTGGTCGAACTTCCCGGCAACTCCCGTAACCGGGCCGGAGCAGCGTGGGGGACGTTCCTCCGAATGCTCGAATACAAGTGCGAGCGTGAAGGAACGTACTTCGCCGCGGTCAACCCGAGAGGGACGACCAAAGAGTGCGCGTCCTGTGGTGTCGAGACGGACAAACCGTTGCGGGTCTGCGAACACTCCTGTCCCGCCTGCGGGTTCGAGGCGGATAGGGACGCAAACGCGGCGTGGAACATTCGTTCTCGCGGTGTCAGGAGGCGATTAGGAGAGGGACGCTCC
This window harbors:
- a CDS encoding DUF5815 family protein; the encoded protein is MSQPRVPGGDENALELPCGEVIGVDELDLGMREFECDCGETHAVVMDVHPPERFIPDFLVEVLREAIETTSEEMPEFDTPHLLGVVLEEFPEAVVAHDASENADVGYAMAWVTEFDSRRLHEVVVELVVELMEHAVSHADDDEALSAFEREMVEFEVSEFVEQYRAERDLEAEDPYA